One stretch of Halapricum desulfuricans DNA includes these proteins:
- a CDS encoding type II/IV secretion system ATPase subunit, with protein MHEPETATSGAERGAGERQSPMVYVSSDELALPEDLTDDIVLYDHPTIADVLFEVKSYFAAQSEDGLDAPTEAFIESRFFDFRYLDRYEEVEWRWVNKPFAYVAVLYDESEKQYRYHVVEPLLDDFERYVRRDLIELLRNNLMYRDFEENDRETAFREEARTLIDEQAATVQSGTIHKLLYYLIRDFVDFGPIDPIMRDDDIEDVSCDGSAIPVFVYHRRYRDLRTNVRFDADRLDAFTFRIAQRAGKQLTISNPLVDATLPNGSRVQLTLGGDVSTRGSNFTIRKFSEIPFTPVELVEWGTFSVQQMAYFWLAIENNRSLIFAGGTGSGKTSSLNAVSFFVPPASKVVTIEDTREIDLPHENWVQSLTRGAVTAEGQGEVTMYQLLQAALRQRPEYLLVGEIRTEERVALTFFQAMSTGHTSYTTLHADSIETVLSRLQNPPLNVPAQMVQELDVVAVQEQTFLGDTRVRRTDSVTEIMADPDDPNALRTHEVFRRDPTSDSHQMVADSRLLQDIAAHRGWSEHDLTVEFDRRQRVLEYLLDNDITGYAPVSSAIRRYARDPDGLLGAIETGTLDRATLLEDAPDPSTIDPGDLGVENVVERL; from the coding sequence ATGCACGAGCCCGAGACAGCGACTAGTGGCGCCGAACGCGGGGCGGGGGAGAGACAGTCCCCGATGGTGTACGTTTCGAGCGACGAACTCGCGTTGCCCGAGGATCTGACAGACGATATCGTCCTGTACGACCATCCGACGATCGCCGACGTCCTGTTCGAGGTGAAATCGTATTTCGCCGCTCAGTCCGAGGACGGCCTCGACGCACCGACGGAAGCGTTCATCGAGTCGCGCTTCTTCGATTTCAGGTACCTGGATCGCTACGAGGAGGTCGAGTGGCGATGGGTCAACAAACCGTTCGCGTACGTCGCGGTCCTGTACGACGAGAGCGAAAAGCAGTACCGCTATCACGTGGTCGAACCGCTGCTCGACGACTTCGAGCGATACGTCCGGCGCGATCTCATCGAGTTGCTCCGGAACAACCTGATGTACCGCGACTTCGAGGAGAACGACCGCGAGACGGCGTTCCGCGAGGAGGCGCGAACGCTCATCGACGAGCAGGCCGCGACGGTCCAGTCGGGGACGATCCACAAGCTCCTGTACTATCTCATCCGGGACTTCGTGGACTTCGGGCCGATCGATCCGATCATGCGCGACGACGACATCGAGGACGTCTCCTGTGACGGCTCAGCCATCCCGGTGTTCGTCTATCACCGCCGATATCGTGACCTCCGGACGAACGTGCGGTTCGACGCCGACCGCCTCGACGCGTTCACCTTCCGGATCGCCCAGCGCGCCGGCAAGCAGCTGACGATCTCGAACCCGCTGGTCGATGCGACCCTGCCGAACGGCTCGCGCGTCCAGCTCACGCTGGGCGGGGACGTCAGCACGCGCGGGTCGAACTTCACGATCCGGAAGTTCTCCGAGATCCCGTTCACGCCGGTCGAACTGGTCGAGTGGGGAACCTTCTCAGTCCAGCAGATGGCCTACTTCTGGCTGGCCATCGAGAACAACCGATCGCTGATCTTCGCCGGCGGGACCGGCTCCGGCAAGACCTCCAGTCTCAACGCGGTGTCGTTTTTCGTCCCACCCGCGAGCAAGGTCGTCACGATCGAGGACACCCGCGAGATCGATCTCCCCCACGAGAACTGGGTCCAGAGTCTCACCCGCGGTGCCGTCACCGCGGAGGGACAGGGCGAAGTGACGATGTACCAGCTCCTGCAGGCCGCGCTCCGCCAGCGTCCCGAGTACCTGCTGGTCGGCGAGATCCGAACCGAAGAGCGGGTCGCGCTGACCTTCTTTCAGGCGATGTCGACCGGGCACACATCGTATACGACGCTGCACGCCGACTCGATCGAGACGGTGCTCTCGCGGCTGCAGAACCCGCCGCTGAACGTTCCCGCCCAGATGGTGCAGGAACTCGACGTCGTCGCCGTTCAAGAGCAGACGTTCCTCGGCGACACGCGCGTCCGCCGCACCGACTCCGTGACCGAGATCATGGCCGATCCCGACGACCCGAACGCGCTCCGGACTCACGAGGTGTTCCGCCGCGACCCGACGAGCGACAGCCATCAGATGGTCGCCGACTCCCGGCTCCTGCAGGACATCGCCGCCCATCGGGGCTGGAGCGAGCACGATCTCACCGTCGAGTTCGACCGCCGACAGCGCGTCCTCGAGTACCTGCTGGACAACGACATCACCGGCTACGCGCCCGTCTCGAGCGCGATCCGCCGCTACGCCCGCGACCCCGACGGCCTGCTGGGCGCGATCGAGACCGGGACGCTCGACCGCGCGACCCTCCTCGAGGACGCGCCGGACCCCTCGACGATCGACCCGGGTGATCTGGGTGTCGAGAACGTTGTGGAGCGACTATGA
- a CDS encoding deoxyuridine 5'-triphosphate nucleotidohydrolase, producing the protein MFRSGRFVAEHLDSVAPEQVQPNGVDLTLDAVFEQVSPGRIGTDGKEIGDREPVEADNGVYYLPPGGYVVRYADLIRIPEDHIGFLYPRSSLLRNSCMLDTAVWDAGYEGRGEGLLEVYHDIELEAGARIAQLVLAEADHEGTYEGSYHRENIE; encoded by the coding sequence ATGTTCAGGAGTGGCCGTTTCGTGGCCGAGCACCTCGACAGCGTCGCGCCCGAGCAGGTCCAGCCCAACGGCGTCGATCTGACGCTCGATGCGGTCTTCGAGCAGGTCTCGCCCGGCCGGATCGGGACCGACGGCAAGGAGATCGGCGATCGCGAGCCGGTTGAGGCCGACAACGGCGTCTACTACCTCCCGCCCGGCGGGTACGTCGTGCGCTACGCCGATCTGATTCGGATTCCCGAGGATCACATCGGCTTTCTGTACCCGCGGTCGTCGCTGTTGCGCAACTCCTGCATGCTGGACACGGCGGTCTGGGACGCGGGCTACGAGGGCCGCGGCGAGGGTCTGCTGGAGGTCTATCACGATATCGAACTCGAAGCAGGCGCGCGCATCGCCCAACTGGTTCTCGCCGAGGCAGATCACGAGGGGACCTATGAGGGGTCTTATCACCGAGAGAATATCGAGTGA
- a CDS encoding aconitate hydratase, with amino-acid sequence MGQTLTEKILSDHLVEGELEPGEEIGIEIDQVLTQDTTGTLVWLQFEALDLDEVQTELAAQYCDHQTYQFDFKNTDDHRFLRSAAGKFGAHFSRPGNGICHNVHKENFAAPGKTMLGSDSHTPTPGGLGELAIGAGGLDVSVAMGGGAYYIDMPEIVNVRLEGELPEWATAKDVILELLRRLSVKGGVGKVLEYTGPGVETLSVPERTTITNMGTELGATTSIFPTDEKTRDYLERLGRGEDYEEIGPDEDAEYDDEIIVDLSELEPLIAEPSMPDNVVPVREAAGQDVEQVIIGSCTNGGYEDILPAAKMLEGREVNKTTEMIVAPGSKQASEMLARDGWASELMAAGVNFSESTCGACIGIGHVPASDSVSLRTFNRNFEGRSGLEDDNVYLCSPEVAAAAAIKGEIVDPRDLADELGDLQAPGFEMPDVYDGSKADLIAPDEAVDDELVKGPNIGDVPLKDPLDAHLEGPALLKMDDNITTDHIIPATQDILMYRSNIPKLSEFTLSRVDESFADRALESDGGFLVAGENYGQGSSREHAALCPMYLGVEGVLAQSFARIHKANLFNFGLLPLEIDEDTYEKIEQGDDIEIVDDVDEAVRSGQEEFTVRVNDDWEATGYLDASEREREILADGGKLPHTKKQYEQDGSGAPADD; translated from the coding sequence ATGGGACAGACGCTCACGGAGAAGATCCTCTCCGATCACCTCGTCGAGGGCGAACTCGAGCCCGGCGAGGAGATCGGGATCGAGATCGATCAGGTCCTCACACAGGACACGACGGGCACGCTGGTGTGGCTGCAGTTCGAGGCGCTGGACCTTGACGAAGTCCAGACGGAACTGGCCGCACAGTACTGCGACCACCAGACGTATCAGTTCGACTTCAAAAACACGGACGACCACCGCTTCTTGCGGTCGGCGGCCGGCAAGTTCGGCGCGCACTTCTCGCGGCCGGGCAACGGGATCTGTCACAACGTCCACAAGGAGAACTTCGCCGCGCCGGGCAAGACGATGCTCGGCAGCGACTCGCACACCCCGACGCCGGGCGGGCTGGGCGAGCTGGCGATCGGCGCCGGCGGGCTAGACGTCTCCGTCGCGATGGGTGGCGGGGCCTACTACATCGACATGCCCGAAATCGTCAACGTCCGCCTGGAGGGCGAGTTGCCAGAGTGGGCGACCGCAAAGGACGTCATCCTCGAGCTGTTGCGCCGCCTGTCGGTCAAGGGCGGCGTCGGCAAGGTACTTGAGTACACCGGCCCCGGCGTCGAGACGCTGTCGGTCCCCGAGCGGACGACGATCACCAACATGGGGACGGAACTCGGGGCGACGACCTCGATCTTCCCGACCGACGAGAAGACCAGAGACTACCTCGAGCGGCTGGGTCGCGGCGAGGACTACGAGGAGATCGGCCCCGATGAGGACGCCGAGTACGACGACGAGATCATCGTCGACCTCTCGGAGCTGGAGCCGCTCATCGCCGAGCCCTCGATGCCGGACAACGTCGTTCCCGTCCGGGAAGCCGCCGGACAGGACGTCGAGCAGGTCATCATCGGCTCGTGTACCAACGGCGGCTACGAGGACATCCTCCCGGCCGCGAAGATGCTCGAGGGCCGCGAGGTCAACAAGACCACGGAGATGATCGTCGCGCCCGGTTCGAAGCAGGCAAGCGAGATGCTCGCCCGCGACGGGTGGGCCTCCGAGCTGATGGCCGCCGGCGTCAACTTCTCGGAGTCGACCTGTGGAGCCTGTATCGGGATCGGTCACGTGCCGGCCTCCGACTCGGTGAGCCTGCGGACGTTCAACCGGAACTTCGAGGGCCGTTCGGGCCTGGAGGACGACAACGTCTACCTCTGCTCGCCGGAGGTCGCCGCCGCGGCCGCGATCAAAGGCGAGATCGTCGACCCCCGCGATCTGGCCGACGAACTCGGCGACCTGCAAGCGCCGGGCTTCGAGATGCCGGACGTCTACGACGGCTCGAAGGCCGACCTGATCGCGCCCGACGAGGCGGTCGACGACGAGCTCGTGAAGGGGCCGAACATCGGCGACGTGCCGCTGAAAGACCCTCTCGACGCACACCTCGAGGGGCCGGCGCTGCTGAAGATGGACGACAACATCACGACCGACCACATCATCCCGGCCACCCAGGACATCCTGATGTACCGGTCGAACATCCCCAAGCTCTCGGAGTTCACCCTCTCGCGGGTCGACGAGAGCTTCGCCGACCGCGCCCTGGAGAGCGACGGCGGCTTCCTCGTCGCCGGCGAGAACTACGGGCAGGGCTCCTCGCGCGAACACGCGGCGCTTTGCCCGATGTACCTCGGCGTCGAGGGCGTGCTCGCACAGAGTTTCGCCCGCATCCACAAGGCGAACCTGTTCAACTTCGGGCTGCTCCCCCTGGAGATCGACGAGGACACCTACGAGAAGATCGAGCAGGGCGACGACATCGAAATCGTCGACGACGTCGACGAGGCCGTCCGATCCGGACAGGAAGAGTTCACGGTCCGGGTCAACGACGACTGGGAGGCGACCGGCTACCTCGATGCCTCCGAACGCGAGCGCGAGATCCTCGCCGACGGTGGTAAACTCCCCCACACCAAAAAGCAGTACGAGCAGGACGGCTCCGGCGCGCCCGCCGACGACTAG
- a CDS encoding bacterio-opsin activator domain-containing protein has product MTDWLPVGIALLSVSLRVAGVGYSALLLYRVRDLRFGFLTLMLTLMAVRQALTLTVASPGIEELPGLIVSGLAVLTVYYLSQYVHQEQRTKDRLTAKNDQLRGFRKAIRHAGHGIFITDTDGTIEYANPAVETLTGYDRDEVVGRNPRIWKSDEHDEAFYESMWETIRDGEVWEGEIVNERKNGEQCWVDMTIAPITDEDGAIERFVAVDTDVTERKERQQRIEHQNELLQRLNTTNRILRDVNQALVQAESRGEIERAVCAEFADAGPYSLAWVGTRNMVNDSLRASRHAGVDDDAIGAIVDAHNDSDAEDVLREAIRTETPQVVQSIDDESSAEWLSALANRGYRSVAAVPLVYDGTVYGGLEVASTEPRAFEAIDTSVLVDLGQTIAYAINATESKQALLADSVVELEFQLSGSGGLETLARALAADATLKRLTRSPDGHLVAYAALTGCPRTDVEAAVEDVPAVADAAFVCDHDGGSLFRLDLTDDSVESTFLDHGGVVTGQTVEDGSGRLTVEFPQRTDVRSLVESVTAAHDGISLLARREHERSARTDQEIRSQLESELTDRQLEALRTAYLGGFFEWPRENTGEDIAELMGVSQTTFLQHLRTAQRKTFGLLLDEEATQSTAAN; this is encoded by the coding sequence GTGACCGACTGGCTCCCGGTGGGGATCGCGCTGCTGTCGGTCTCGCTTCGGGTCGCCGGCGTCGGCTACTCGGCGCTGTTGCTCTACCGGGTTCGGGACCTCCGATTCGGCTTCCTGACGCTGATGTTGACGCTGATGGCCGTCCGGCAGGCGCTGACGCTGACCGTCGCGAGCCCCGGAATCGAGGAGTTGCCCGGCCTGATCGTCAGCGGACTCGCGGTACTGACAGTCTACTATCTCTCCCAGTACGTCCACCAGGAACAGCGGACGAAGGATCGGCTCACCGCGAAAAACGACCAGTTACGCGGGTTCCGGAAGGCGATCCGCCACGCCGGACACGGCATCTTCATCACCGACACCGACGGGACGATCGAGTACGCCAATCCGGCGGTCGAGACACTCACCGGGTACGACCGCGACGAGGTGGTCGGCCGCAATCCCCGGATCTGGAAGTCCGACGAACACGACGAGGCGTTCTACGAGTCGATGTGGGAGACGATACGGGACGGCGAGGTCTGGGAAGGAGAGATCGTCAACGAGCGCAAGAACGGCGAGCAGTGCTGGGTGGATATGACCATCGCGCCGATCACCGACGAGGACGGCGCGATTGAGCGGTTCGTCGCGGTCGATACCGACGTGACCGAACGCAAGGAGCGCCAGCAGCGCATCGAACATCAGAACGAGCTGCTCCAGCGCCTGAACACCACCAACAGGATCCTCAGGGACGTCAATCAGGCGCTGGTCCAGGCCGAAAGCCGCGGCGAGATCGAACGCGCGGTCTGTGCGGAGTTCGCCGATGCCGGGCCGTACAGCCTCGCCTGGGTCGGCACGCGGAACATGGTCAACGACTCGCTGCGCGCCAGCCGACACGCCGGTGTGGACGACGACGCGATCGGCGCGATCGTCGATGCACACAACGACAGCGACGCCGAGGACGTCCTCCGGGAGGCGATCCGGACCGAAACCCCGCAGGTCGTCCAGTCGATCGATGACGAGTCGAGCGCCGAGTGGCTGTCGGCGCTCGCAAATAGAGGATACCGATCGGTCGCCGCCGTCCCGCTGGTCTACGACGGGACCGTCTACGGAGGGCTGGAGGTCGCCTCGACCGAGCCGCGGGCGTTCGAGGCGATCGACACGAGCGTGCTAGTCGATCTGGGACAGACAATCGCCTATGCGATCAACGCGACCGAGAGCAAGCAGGCACTACTGGCCGACAGCGTCGTCGAACTGGAGTTCCAGCTTTCGGGGTCCGGTGGACTCGAGACGCTCGCGCGAGCGCTTGCGGCCGACGCGACGCTGAAGCGGCTGACGCGCTCGCCGGACGGCCACCTCGTCGCGTACGCCGCACTGACGGGGTGTCCCCGGACCGACGTCGAGGCCGCCGTCGAGGACGTGCCCGCGGTCGCGGACGCCGCGTTCGTCTGCGATCACGACGGCGGGAGCCTCTTCCGGCTGGATCTGACCGACGACAGCGTCGAGTCGACGTTCCTCGATCACGGCGGCGTCGTGACCGGCCAGACCGTCGAGGACGGATCGGGACGGCTGACCGTCGAGTTCCCACAGCGGACGGACGTGCGATCGCTCGTCGAGTCGGTGACGGCGGCTCACGACGGGATCAGTCTGCTCGCCCGCCGCGAGCACGAGCGGTCGGCCAGAACCGACCAAGAGATCCGCTCTCAGCTCGAGTCCGAGCTGACCGACCGGCAACTCGAGGCGCTCAGAACTGCCTACCTCGGTGGCTTCTTCGAGTGGCCACGCGAAAACACGGGTGAGGACATCGCGGAACTCATGGGCGTCTCACAGACGACGTTCCTCCAGCACCTCCGGACGGCACAGCGAAAGACGTTCGGACTGTTGCTGGACGAGGAAGCGACACAATCGACAGCGGCTAACTAG
- a CDS encoding type II secretion system F family protein yields the protein MSRPTGDTEPSEFGFQQFPYVQEAPGLDEAQLREHYGWFRGYYKARPRRYFDLQRWLNQARYGQSFDVYLARSAWYAMGGIAAGAVFGLAVAWLLAASGVVEGLTNPLAYDGAVVYYIADYKALFAGAALATVFAAAFGFGTWYVRYHYPRLVVSSRRRNIDVTLPHAIVFMYALSRGGMDLLEVFGVLADSEETYGEVANEAEMVVREVELFGNDMFTALRNVRSLTPSENFEQFLDDLLSMLDSGGDVTVFFEDEAESYLEEARDEQQSFLETLGLLSEFFVVLFVAAPLFVIVILVVMSLLGAQTLAELTLLVYVMLPLAMVGFLVLLDTLSEPYVQPEVRFGDDEEDIESGLALLWAVVRDAIPGVRPRPSAATAMSAECQSRQGSYLAHRRRRALRATLADPLAAFRAKPVWTVAVTAPLAVLVGWGFVAAGLATPTWEAMLERPIPTTTWLFVLPLLVVLVPLSAFHERKRRREQYFATRFPDTLSILASANKMGIPIDEALGLASRWSSGPLSEEMATLRNDLRWNHDTRSGLRSFADRVGVAQLSRTMTLIAEGIRSSTDVAAVLTIAARDTKERFKLDRERRQELSPYIAVVVIGFLVFLLVVALLDAAYLAPIADAQAEATAPAAGESDLPLSMTAVPVEAYKALFLHAAVVQALGSGVLAGKLASDDAFSGLKYSIVLLVVAIATFALI from the coding sequence ATGAGCCGCCCGACCGGGGACACCGAACCCAGCGAGTTCGGCTTCCAGCAGTTCCCCTACGTGCAGGAAGCGCCCGGACTGGACGAGGCGCAACTCCGGGAACACTACGGCTGGTTCCGCGGCTACTACAAGGCCCGCCCGCGCCGGTATTTCGACCTCCAGCGGTGGCTCAACCAGGCTCGGTACGGCCAGAGCTTCGACGTCTACCTCGCCAGAAGCGCCTGGTACGCGATGGGCGGTATCGCCGCCGGGGCCGTGTTCGGGCTCGCAGTCGCCTGGCTGCTCGCCGCCAGCGGCGTCGTCGAGGGGCTGACGAACCCGCTGGCCTACGACGGCGCCGTCGTCTACTACATCGCCGACTACAAGGCGCTGTTCGCCGGCGCGGCGCTGGCGACCGTCTTCGCCGCGGCGTTCGGGTTCGGGACCTGGTACGTCCGGTATCACTACCCGCGGCTAGTCGTCTCGTCTCGCCGCCGAAACATCGACGTCACGCTGCCCCATGCGATCGTGTTCATGTACGCGCTCTCGCGCGGCGGGATGGACCTGCTCGAGGTCTTCGGCGTGCTCGCCGACTCCGAGGAGACCTACGGCGAGGTCGCGAATGAGGCCGAGATGGTCGTCCGCGAGGTCGAGCTGTTCGGCAACGACATGTTCACCGCGTTGCGGAACGTCCGCAGTCTCACCCCGAGCGAGAACTTCGAGCAGTTCCTCGACGACCTGCTGAGCATGCTCGATTCCGGCGGTGACGTCACCGTCTTCTTCGAGGACGAGGCCGAATCGTACCTCGAGGAAGCGCGGGACGAACAGCAGTCGTTCCTCGAGACGCTGGGGCTGTTGAGCGAGTTCTTCGTCGTCCTGTTCGTCGCCGCGCCGCTTTTCGTCATCGTCATCCTGGTCGTGATGAGCCTGCTCGGCGCGCAGACGCTCGCGGAGCTGACGCTGCTGGTCTACGTGATGTTGCCGCTCGCGATGGTCGGCTTTCTGGTCTTGCTGGACACCCTCTCGGAGCCGTACGTCCAGCCGGAGGTCCGCTTCGGCGACGACGAGGAGGACATCGAGTCCGGCCTCGCGCTGCTGTGGGCGGTCGTCCGGGACGCGATTCCCGGTGTCAGGCCCCGCCCGTCCGCCGCGACGGCGATGTCAGCGGAGTGCCAGTCCCGTCAGGGGAGCTATCTCGCCCACCGCCGTCGCCGTGCGCTGCGGGCGACGCTCGCGGATCCGCTCGCCGCGTTCCGCGCGAAGCCGGTCTGGACGGTCGCCGTGACGGCCCCGCTGGCTGTCCTCGTCGGCTGGGGGTTCGTCGCCGCCGGCCTCGCAACGCCGACGTGGGAGGCGATGCTCGAACGGCCGATCCCGACGACGACGTGGCTGTTCGTCCTCCCGCTGCTGGTCGTGCTCGTCCCGCTATCGGCCTTCCACGAGCGCAAGCGCCGCCGCGAGCAGTACTTCGCCACGCGGTTTCCCGACACGCTCTCGATACTGGCCAGCGCCAACAAGATGGGCATCCCCATCGACGAGGCGCTCGGGCTGGCATCCCGGTGGTCCAGCGGCCCGCTGTCCGAGGAGATGGCCACGCTCCGCAACGACCTGCGCTGGAACCACGACACGCGCTCGGGGCTGCGCTCGTTCGCCGATCGAGTGGGCGTCGCCCAGCTGTCCCGGACGATGACGCTGATCGCCGAGGGGATCCGCTCGAGCACCGACGTCGCGGCCGTCCTGACCATCGCGGCCAGAGACACCAAAGAGCGGTTCAAGCTCGACCGCGAGCGCCGCCAGGAGCTGAGCCCCTACATCGCCGTCGTCGTGATCGGCTTCCTGGTGTTTCTGCTGGTCGTGGCGCTGCTCGATGCCGCCTATCTGGCCCCGATCGCCGACGCGCAGGCCGAGGCGACCGCGCCCGCCGCGGGCGAGTCGGATCTGCCCCTGTCGATGACGGCCGTCCCCGTCGAGGCGTACAAGGCGCTGTTCCTGCACGCCGCCGTCGTCCAGGCACTCGGAAGTGGCGTCCTCGCCGGCAAGCTCGCCAGCGACGACGCCTTCAGCGGCCTGAAATACAGCATCGTCCTGCTCGTCGTCGCGATCGCGACGTTCGCGCTCATCTGA
- a CDS encoding Ig-like domain-containing protein, translating into MYFYDGTSFIDGRQIQLTLLDGSLSYGGLSTSVQITPVSTRTETVTISNAPGEQLSINIATDLTAAEFADAIGVEYNSTTSLVVEENTTIEQIDERTDGLRIYLKDNEYELSIAKVRVGPAAVSEPGPHYITDVAGNETSVPENTTHRFTVAVRDRYNNPVSGVPVITTPTNADLFGTVEPVDTPLTGSDGRTTFRYTAPLTQEADDDGNQDVWIRTSIDGGKDTGNSTDLLKNATFHLTVIDTDQSGSQPGNASDDGVSRINPGTDAIRLVDAQMAVPDDTDPDKNENTNITGSPNSTFYLTFESVVDQQKELEFGRLLFHMPNNKDVESFNVTQYTSPYLKDSQGNVTWYNVIDSNAMEMYRDYVKLAPNSTQSIIVPPGEQVTVGFEYSGSSIQKDLFGISILFADETRSNYFVYVPAAE; encoded by the coding sequence ATGTACTTCTACGACGGGACGAGCTTCATCGACGGGCGACAGATCCAGCTGACGCTGCTGGACGGGTCACTCTCCTACGGCGGACTCTCGACGTCGGTGCAGATCACGCCAGTCAGCACTCGCACGGAGACGGTGACCATCAGCAACGCGCCGGGTGAACAGCTCAGCATCAATATCGCGACGGATCTTACGGCTGCAGAGTTCGCGGACGCGATCGGCGTGGAGTATAATTCGACAACCAGCCTTGTTGTGGAGGAGAATACGACAATCGAGCAGATTGACGAACGCACCGACGGCCTCAGGATCTACCTCAAGGACAATGAGTACGAACTGAGTATCGCGAAAGTCCGCGTCGGACCAGCAGCCGTTTCGGAACCGGGTCCGCACTACATCACTGATGTCGCCGGCAACGAGACGAGCGTTCCGGAGAACACGACCCACCGATTCACCGTCGCGGTTCGCGACAGGTATAACAATCCGGTGAGCGGCGTGCCAGTGATAACGACCCCGACCAACGCGGATTTGTTTGGTACGGTTGAACCCGTGGACACCCCTCTCACTGGTAGCGACGGTCGGACGACGTTCCGCTACACTGCACCTCTCACACAGGAAGCGGACGACGATGGCAATCAGGATGTCTGGATCCGGACATCAATAGATGGCGGGAAAGATACAGGTAATAGCACCGATTTACTGAAGAACGCCACGTTCCATCTGACGGTTATCGACACCGACCAGTCCGGGAGCCAGCCCGGTAATGCGAGTGACGACGGTGTGTCGAGGATTAATCCGGGGACAGACGCGATTCGACTGGTTGACGCTCAGATGGCTGTCCCAGATGATACTGACCCGGACAAGAACGAGAATACCAACATAACCGGATCGCCGAACAGTACGTTCTACCTCACGTTCGAGAGCGTGGTCGACCAGCAGAAGGAACTGGAGTTCGGTCGGTTGCTCTTCCACATGCCAAATAACAAGGATGTCGAATCGTTCAACGTCACGCAGTACACGTCGCCGTACCTGAAAGACTCGCAGGGTAACGTCACCTGGTACAACGTTATCGATTCCAACGCTATGGAGATGTACAGAGACTACGTAAAACTCGCGCCGAACAGTACCCAGTCGATAATCGTCCCACCAGGCGAACAAGTCACAGTCGGATTCGAATACAGCGGCTCGAGCATCCAAAAGGATCTATTCGGTATTTCTATCCTATTCGCCGACGAGACGCGATCGAACTACTTCGTCTACGTCCCAGCGGCTGAGTAG
- a CDS encoding DUF7110 family protein, producing the protein MTSRVHRLHSTLELPLEDVYSYFEDPDLPEEIEDVEITRRNNTLILSAVATDSSISKYTPTAQLKASVTENRVYEEDPEEMDGGPPSRSNSGPQWGAFEEEEEEIESELVEYACFKGDRETVLQNTAVQYPMFTVLRDIAEIAEKGALTAIVVNEDDELEAVRVVDGEPRPATITVTDDPSEDQDGNGVDWRSNEFIS; encoded by the coding sequence ATGACCAGTCGCGTACACCGACTCCATTCGACACTCGAACTGCCACTCGAAGACGTCTATTCGTACTTCGAGGATCCGGATCTCCCCGAGGAGATCGAAGACGTAGAGATCACCAGACGAAACAACACGCTCATTCTGAGCGCTGTCGCCACCGACAGCAGCATCAGCAAGTACACCCCGACGGCACAGCTGAAAGCAAGCGTCACCGAAAACCGGGTCTACGAGGAGGACCCCGAAGAGATGGACGGCGGCCCGCCGTCGCGGAGCAACAGCGGCCCGCAGTGGGGTGCCTTCGAAGAGGAAGAAGAGGAGATCGAGTCCGAGCTGGTCGAGTACGCCTGCTTCAAGGGGGATCGAGAGACCGTGCTACAGAACACGGCCGTCCAGTACCCGATGTTCACCGTGCTCCGCGACATCGCGGAGATCGCGGAAAAGGGGGCGCTAACGGCGATCGTCGTCAACGAAGACGACGAACTCGAAGCCGTGCGAGTCGTCGACGGGGAACCCCGACCGGCGACGATCACAGTCACGGACGATCCGTCCGAAGACCAAGACGGCAACGGCGTCGACTGGCGCAGCAACGAATTCATCAGCTAG